A portion of the Leptospira noumeaensis genome contains these proteins:
- a CDS encoding TetR/AcrR family transcriptional regulator, whose amino-acid sequence MGKKGIETKQKMIEVMAGLLEESGYEATGIIELGKETGTPKGSLYFHFPGGKDELTNLAILHSGNQLNLFFQSVLAEADSPAQAIKQVFHALENRIVSSGYKKGCPIATTAMETSGSVPGVSNVCAEVYSLWLKTFETYLVEKGYTNRLAKNLSLSLLSLWEGALLLSKLQKSPEPLRVAAKTAELLFKPN is encoded by the coding sequence GTGGGCAAAAAAGGAATCGAAACCAAACAGAAAATGATTGAGGTTATGGCTGGTCTTTTGGAGGAATCTGGGTATGAAGCCACCGGGATTATCGAACTAGGAAAGGAAACTGGCACACCCAAAGGTTCTCTCTATTTCCACTTTCCTGGCGGAAAAGACGAACTCACAAACCTTGCTATCCTCCATTCGGGAAACCAATTGAATTTGTTCTTCCAATCAGTTCTTGCGGAAGCGGATTCACCAGCACAAGCCATTAAACAAGTGTTTCATGCTTTAGAGAACCGAATTGTTTCCAGTGGTTATAAAAAAGGATGCCCCATTGCCACAACTGCTATGGAAACTTCTGGGTCGGTTCCTGGTGTATCGAATGTTTGTGCTGAGGTATATTCACTTTGGTTAAAAACCTTTGAAACATACTTGGTGGAAAAAGGATACACCAATCGTTTGGCAAAAAATCTATCTCTTTCTCTACTCTCTTTATGGGAAGGTGCCTTGTTACTTTCTAAATTACAAAAATCACCAGAACCATTACGAGTGGCCGCAAAAACTGCTGAATTACTTTTCAAACCAAACTAA
- a CDS encoding MBL fold metallo-hydrolase, which produces MKLKSKSKIFLSIGLIIGIGFFLYFLGYPKETVPPFVFDEQKESGLIPKPIAKSNVVFSILKTGEATTLEAFVVEGGSVFKTVTVAHSAFYIQHSKGNFLFDTGLGTQVKEQFQVFPLYLKLLMDYKPFQTAKEQLDSHGVLSNSVQDVFFSHLHWDHASGLKDFPLAKIHSLPNELNNPKIELGYIPSQFDGDSVLWSHLKFMNQPYASYAKSIDWYGDGTVVFVPMKGHSEGSVGLFLHTKNGEVYFLTGDIVWRKEGFTEKKHKPRGARWIVDFDTKSLGEEISRVHHLWQKNPELQIIPAHDHDVQTVLGFYPQVVGK; this is translated from the coding sequence TTGAAACTCAAATCTAAATCAAAAATATTTCTAAGCATTGGCCTAATAATAGGAATCGGTTTTTTTCTTTATTTTCTTGGATACCCAAAAGAAACAGTTCCCCCTTTTGTATTTGATGAACAAAAAGAATCTGGACTCATCCCCAAACCAATTGCGAAATCCAATGTCGTTTTTTCCATTCTCAAAACAGGAGAGGCGACTACATTAGAAGCCTTTGTCGTAGAAGGTGGTTCCGTATTCAAAACTGTAACGGTTGCCCATTCCGCTTTTTACATCCAACATTCCAAAGGAAATTTTTTATTTGATACAGGTCTCGGAACCCAAGTCAAAGAACAGTTTCAAGTTTTTCCTTTGTATCTAAAACTTTTAATGGATTACAAACCATTCCAAACGGCAAAAGAACAATTGGATTCCCATGGTGTTCTTTCAAATTCCGTTCAAGATGTATTTTTTTCCCATCTCCATTGGGACCACGCCAGTGGACTCAAAGACTTTCCATTGGCTAAAATTCATAGTTTGCCAAATGAATTGAACAATCCAAAAATCGAACTAGGATATATCCCTTCTCAGTTTGATGGCGATTCCGTCCTTTGGAGCCATTTAAAGTTTATGAATCAACCTTATGCGTCTTATGCGAAGAGTATCGATTGGTATGGAGATGGAACAGTTGTATTTGTTCCTATGAAAGGTCATAGCGAAGGTTCGGTAGGATTATTTTTACATACGAAAAATGGAGAAGTTTATTTTCTCACAGGGGACATTGTTTGGCGAAAAGAAGGTTTTACAGAAAAAAAACACAAACCACGAGGTGCTAGATGGATCGTAGATTTTGATACCAAAAGTCTTGGAGAAGAAATTTCTCGTGTGCACCATTTATGGCAAAAAAATCCAGAACTGCAAATCATCCCAGCGCATGACCATGATGTACAAACTGTACTAGGATTTTATCCACAAGTTGTGGGGAAATAG
- a CDS encoding M23 family metallopeptidase — MIRFLSFIVLILSFVRAVPAESREVKKKSVKVSSSNYFVKKEEKNFSLLMEARRFGRGEVIFLRLTPKDKKWINESFKVSWLGKDVILTKREKSMVAFLPVSPDTPAGAMTLEIVSKIFFVKRGQKQYQIILEPTKFQVIKKNQQIKVDEKFVTKELPKETLDFIQECKTAKEAAFAKQSPLQFASNFKNPLEKIFITSKFYVRRDYNNKQGRPHGGVDFRGKIGTPIFAIQDGVVVLARKTYYEGNFTIVDHGNKIFSFYMHQDEIKVKVGDVVKQGQIIGAVGTTGMSTGPHLHLGAKINDTLVDPLSLIALQSIAESN, encoded by the coding sequence ATGATACGGTTCTTATCTTTTATAGTTTTAATTTTATCTTTTGTTCGTGCTGTTCCTGCGGAATCGCGCGAGGTGAAAAAAAAATCAGTTAAAGTATCTTCTTCCAATTACTTTGTAAAAAAAGAAGAAAAGAATTTTTCGCTCCTGATGGAAGCAAGAAGATTTGGAAGGGGAGAGGTGATTTTCCTTCGATTAACTCCAAAAGATAAAAAATGGATTAACGAATCCTTTAAAGTTAGTTGGCTTGGAAAAGATGTGATCCTCACCAAAAGAGAAAAGAGTATGGTTGCTTTTTTACCTGTTTCTCCTGATACACCGGCAGGAGCTATGACCCTCGAAATTGTATCAAAAATCTTTTTTGTCAAACGAGGACAAAAACAATACCAAATCATCTTAGAACCAACCAAGTTTCAAGTAATCAAAAAAAACCAACAGATCAAAGTGGATGAAAAGTTTGTAACAAAAGAACTTCCTAAAGAAACTTTAGATTTTATCCAAGAATGTAAAACGGCAAAAGAAGCTGCTTTTGCGAAACAAAGTCCGTTACAATTTGCGAGTAACTTCAAAAACCCATTGGAAAAAATCTTTATTACTAGCAAGTTCTATGTTAGGCGAGATTATAATAACAAACAAGGTAGGCCGCATGGTGGTGTAGACTTTCGTGGAAAAATAGGAACACCAATTTTTGCGATCCAAGATGGGGTGGTGGTTCTTGCGAGAAAAACTTATTACGAAGGAAATTTTACCATTGTAGATCATGGGAATAAAATCTTTTCCTTTTATATGCACCAGGATGAGATTAAGGTGAAAGTAGGTGATGTTGTAAAACAAGGTCAGATCATTGGGGCTGTAGGAACCACAGGAATGTCTACGGGACCTCATCTCCATTTGGGTGCCAAAATTAATGACACACTTGTGGATCCACTTTCTTTGATCGCCTTACAGTCGATTGCCGAATCTAATTGA
- a CDS encoding sensor domain-containing protein — MSLKQITIYIEESDHEFYNRILRDITNIESCNVHSFHSILDIKPGTIKESAVFLFWNDPKVLEKQKFIFEQFPESPYILLSTTPLTPDELEKSAHPTFLHLAEPTYSVGILDLILNFAERLIEDMNRSIAYDKIREKVIVLQNVFEESLDILMQIDPGTNQIINANKQAVVVLEYPLEDIVGKEFSFFMPPVEVDEDEEFEGNLIESTALKTKSGKFIPTESSFRLFPVNGKMAIWATFRDITERKRSQEQVKNQKAFYEFILDNLDSDIAVLNSNYQYEYTNPVFLSNKEIRKWLFKKTDVELAEKLELPAEFHEKRKKYLDVAAKENEIVQFEELIQDSNDKVTYLLRKYIPIDDAETNKKRFISFGVDITERKLSEERITYLAYYDALTGLSNRTLFIDHANQALKNHKSTETLLAFYFFDIDNFKFINDSLGHTKGDILLQMVAARLKRVMTEVDTVARFGGDEFAILKVDVLNKSAAAEFAQKILDILSQPFHIMGRDLFTTISMGIALSPNDGVSTSELLKNSDMAMYKAKELGRNNFKFYTNELILRSEKRLYIENSLRKAIQNEELILFFQPKISTVTNLVCGAEALIRWKHPERGWVPPVEFIPVAEDSGIIERIGDWVLEEACRLKKEWKSQDFPSFPVSINVSGKQLARANWSHRVQATIAQFGIHPEEIELELTESSIMENPEKSIEAFEYLAGLGIKVSIDDFGTGYSSLSYLKKINADVLKIDRSFVIDLEINEDDRAICKAIINMAHSLGMEVIAEGVENPVQRDLLHDLGCHMIQGYLYSKPLPAEDFVTFVKNFNESAKTK; from the coding sequence ATGTCACTCAAACAAATTACTATCTATATTGAAGAGTCTGATCATGAATTTTATAATCGCATACTACGTGACATAACAAACATTGAATCATGTAACGTTCATAGCTTTCATTCCATCTTAGATATCAAACCGGGAACCATTAAGGAGTCTGCTGTCTTCTTATTTTGGAATGATCCTAAAGTTCTAGAGAAACAAAAATTCATTTTTGAACAATTTCCAGAATCTCCCTACATATTACTCTCAACAACACCATTAACACCGGATGAATTAGAAAAATCTGCTCATCCAACGTTTCTACACCTTGCCGAACCAACCTATTCTGTAGGAATTTTGGATTTAATATTAAACTTTGCAGAACGACTCATTGAAGATATGAACCGTTCGATTGCTTATGATAAAATTAGAGAAAAGGTAATCGTCCTTCAGAATGTTTTTGAAGAGTCATTAGATATATTAATGCAGATCGATCCTGGAACGAATCAGATCATCAACGCCAACAAACAAGCAGTAGTTGTATTAGAGTATCCACTTGAAGATATAGTGGGGAAAGAATTTTCTTTTTTTATGCCTCCAGTGGAGGTAGATGAGGATGAAGAATTTGAAGGTAACCTAATCGAAAGTACCGCCTTAAAAACTAAATCTGGAAAGTTTATACCAACAGAGTCTTCTTTTCGGTTATTTCCAGTGAATGGTAAAATGGCGATTTGGGCAACGTTCCGTGATATCACAGAAAGAAAACGATCCCAAGAACAAGTAAAAAACCAAAAGGCTTTTTATGAGTTCATTTTGGACAACTTGGACTCTGACATTGCGGTGTTAAATTCCAATTATCAATATGAATATACAAACCCAGTTTTTTTATCGAACAAAGAAATTCGTAAATGGTTATTTAAAAAAACAGATGTCGAACTTGCAGAAAAATTAGAACTTCCCGCAGAGTTTCATGAAAAACGAAAAAAATATTTAGATGTAGCTGCCAAAGAAAACGAAATTGTTCAATTTGAAGAACTCATCCAAGATAGTAACGATAAAGTAACGTATTTATTGAGAAAATACATTCCAATTGATGATGCAGAAACTAATAAAAAAAGGTTTATTAGTTTTGGTGTTGATATTACTGAAAGAAAATTATCTGAAGAAAGAATTACGTATTTAGCTTACTATGATGCGTTAACAGGATTATCGAATAGAACTTTATTTATTGATCATGCAAACCAAGCACTAAAAAATCATAAGTCCACTGAGACCTTACTTGCTTTTTACTTTTTTGATATCGATAACTTTAAGTTTATCAATGATAGTTTGGGGCATACCAAAGGTGATATTCTTTTGCAAATGGTTGCCGCAAGACTCAAACGAGTGATGACCGAGGTTGATACTGTTGCTCGGTTTGGTGGAGATGAGTTTGCCATTTTAAAAGTAGATGTTTTGAATAAAAGTGCCGCAGCCGAATTTGCACAAAAAATTTTAGATATTCTAAGCCAACCATTTCATATCATGGGTCGTGATTTATTTACCACCATTAGTATGGGGATTGCTCTTTCTCCCAACGATGGAGTTTCAACTTCTGAATTGTTAAAAAATTCGGATATGGCAATGTACAAAGCCAAAGAACTCGGTAGAAATAATTTTAAATTTTATACCAATGAACTCATCCTTCGTTCTGAAAAAAGATTATACATTGAAAATTCATTACGTAAGGCGATTCAAAACGAAGAACTAATACTTTTTTTCCAACCAAAAATATCGACTGTGACCAATCTAGTTTGTGGTGCGGAAGCCCTCATTCGTTGGAAACATCCGGAACGAGGTTGGGTTCCTCCTGTAGAATTCATTCCTGTTGCGGAGGATTCAGGTATTATCGAAAGAATTGGTGATTGGGTTTTAGAAGAAGCCTGTCGGTTAAAAAAGGAATGGAAGAGCCAGGATTTTCCCAGTTTTCCAGTAAGTATCAACGTAAGCGGAAAGCAATTAGCGCGCGCTAATTGGTCGCATCGTGTCCAAGCAACAATTGCCCAATTTGGTATTCATCCTGAGGAAATCGAGTTGGAATTGACCGAAAGTTCCATCATGGAGAATCCAGAAAAAAGTATCGAAGCTTTTGAATATTTGGCAGGTCTTGGAATCAAGGTATCGATTGATGATTTTGGTACAGGATATAGTTCTCTGAGTTACCTGAAAAAAATCAATGCAGATGTTCTAAAAATTGATAGATCGTTTGTGATTGATTTGGAAATCAACGAGGATGACCGAGCCATTTGTAAGGCCATTATCAATATGGCGCACTCTTTGGGTATGGAAGTCATTGCAGAAGGTGTAGAAAACCCTGTTCAAAGGGATTTGTTGCATGATTTGGGATGCCATATGATCCAAGGTTATCTTTATAGCAAACCTCTACCTGCTGAAGATTTTGTTACTTTCGTTAAAAATTTTAACGAATCTGCTAAAACAAAATAG